GGCAAATTTACTTTAAGCGTTAAAACTTAATTGCCACGCGCCTGCTGTCTCTGGTACGGAGAAATCACGTATTTACTTGTTTACAAAAATCAATCTAACTTCAATTGCATGGCCTGGGTAGTATCCACCTTAATACCCGGGCCCATGGTGGCGCACAAAGCAGCCTTTTTGATATAAGCGCCCTTAACGGCAGCCGGTTTAGCCTGCTGCATAGCCTCCATCAAGGCCGCAAAGTTTTCTAATAACTGCTCTTCTGAAAACGACGCTTTGCCAATGGGCACGTGAACATTGGCCGTTCGGTCCAGCCTGAACTCAACCCGGCCCGCTTTCAACTCCGATACAACCCGCCCCAAATCTTCATCGGGCACCACCGTCCCCGCTTTGGGGCTGGGCATTAAACCGCGCGGGCCTAACACTTTCCCCAGGCGGCCCACTTTTGACATCATGGGGGGGGTAGCTACAGAAACGTCAAACTCAAACCAGCCCCCTTGAATTTTTTGCACCAGTTCATCACTGCCGGCATAATCTGCGCCGGCCTCTTCGGCTAATCGTTGGCCTTCGCCTTCAGCAAAAACCAACACCCGCACCTGACGGCCTGTGCCGTGGGGCAGTTGCACAGTGCTGCGAATCTGCTGGTCGGCTTTACGAGGGTCCAGGCCCATCCGCAGGTGCGCCTCGATGGTGGCGTCAAAATTTGTAAAAGATGTTTTTTTGGCCAGCGCCACCGCTTCTTGAGGGGAATAGTTTTTGCTTAAATCAACTAATTTTAGCGCTTCTTGATACTTTTTGCCTCGTTTTGGCACAATATCCTCCTGGTGGTGCTAACGGGTGTTTTACACCCTCCCACTCTATTGATAAAGCTTAATCTTTAACAGTGATGCCCATACTGCGGGCGGAACCTTCAATTTGTTTAATGGCTCCCGCCAGGTCAACCGCGTTAAGGTCTTGCATTTTGGTTTCAGCAATTTCGCGCACCTGGGCCTGGGTAATGGCGCCCACCTTATCCCGGTTGGGCACGCTGGAGCCTTTCTCCAATCCGGCGGCTTTTTTCAAAAGGTCGCTTACGGGAGGAGTTTTGGTAACAAACGAAAAGGTCTGGTCGGTGTAAATGGTAATTTCAGCCGGAATAATGGAACCCATCATGTTTTGGGTTCTGGCGTTATACTCTTTACAAAAGGCCATAATATTGATTTGATGAGGCCCTAACGCCGTACCCACCGGCGGGGCGGGATTGGCTTTTCCGGCCGGAATTTGTAGCTTTACCACCGCTTTTATTTTTTTAGCCATACTGCATCCTTCCTAAAATATCACAACAGGAGAACGTGTTTCTTAAACCCGTTCTACCTGCAAAAAGTCAAGTTCTATGGGTGTTTCTCGGCCAAAGAAGTTGACCAACACTTTAACCCGCGCCCGTTCCACGTCAATGTCATCAACCGTGCCCATAAAATCTTCAAACGGGCCTTCCACAATCCGCACTTTTTGCCCAACCTTAAAGCTAACTTTAATCTTGGGCACTTCCGCGTCCATGCGTTTGATGATTTTGTCAACCTCGTCCTGGCGCAGG
This genomic interval from Anaerolineae bacterium contains the following:
- the rplK gene encoding 50S ribosomal protein L11; the encoded protein is MAKKIKAVVKLQIPAGKANPAPPVGTALGPHQINIMAFCKEYNARTQNMMGSIIPAEITIYTDQTFSFVTKTPPVSDLLKKAAGLEKGSSVPNRDKVGAITQAQVREIAETKMQDLNAVDLAGAIKQIEGSARSMGITVKD
- a CDS encoding 50S ribosomal protein L1 — encoded protein: MPKRGKKYQEALKLVDLSKNYSPQEAVALAKKTSFTNFDATIEAHLRMGLDPRKADQQIRSTVQLPHGTGRQVRVLVFAEGEGQRLAEEAGADYAGSDELVQKIQGGWFEFDVSVATPPMMSKVGRLGKVLGPRGLMPSPKAGTVVPDEDLGRVVSELKAGRVEFRLDRTANVHVPIGKASFSEEQLLENFAALMEAMQQAKPAAVKGAYIKKAALCATMGPGIKVDTTQAMQLKLD